Proteins from a single region of Larus michahellis unplaced genomic scaffold, bLarMic1.1 SCAFFOLD_54, whole genome shotgun sequence:
- the HAUS7 gene encoding HAUS augmin-like complex subunit 7 isoform X2, with translation MACGARRGGRAGSLPIGPAAGARWPMAAPKGRGREGGDRAGATASLSEGAGPSGALGQSAGAAARRRPISEGRPLRAGKWRRQRRRRRQRWGGWRVYPPFAARLDHLQNGPRDARLRELAKLGAELMLCRADDVALVEGTAPPERQLEFIRDLLDAAPPAAEESGSSFKSGCRALLLTDKFLHTVLETPEGGAALSPPPLPPLPAFDHRDGSPPPARAPPRRSGPELEAALGAARQHLELLEAQSSRLGGSPGPAPPVLPLLGVAGRDLAALATAFGATELRDPWDPQDSGGPHALAPCGPLAPPVRQGLRQLGQSLGVAAQLGDTAAEVTRLAGGGRRQAMATRVAALQQRFGDVPQGWGSPRD, from the exons ATGGCGTGCGGCGCGCGGCGCGGAGGCAGGGCGGGAAGCCTCCCGATTGGCCCCGCCGCTGGGGCGCGCTGGCCAATGGCAGCCCCGAAGGGGCGGGGCCGAGAGGGCGGGGACCGCGCAGGCGCTACAGCCTCCCTCTCCGAAGGGGCGGGGCCGTCTGGCGCCCTTGGCCAAtcggcgggcgcggcggcgcggcggcggccaatCAGCGAGGGGCGGCCGCTCAGGGCGGGAAAATGGCGGCgacagcggcggcggcggcggcaacgCTGGGGCGGCTggag gGTGTACCCCCCCTTCGCCGCCCGCCTGGACCACCTCCAGAATGGCCCCAGGGACGCCCGGCTGCGAG AACTGGCCAAACTGGGAGCGGAGCTGATGCTGTGCCGGGCTGACGACGTGGCGCTGGtggag ggcACGGCCCCCCCCGAGCGGCAGCTGGAGTTCATCAGGGACCTGCTGGACGCGGCCCCCCCCGCGGCGGAGGAGAGCGGGAGCTCCTTCAAGAGCGG gtgcAGGGCCCTGCTCCTCACCGACAAGTTCCTGCACACGGTGCTGGAGACCCCCGAGGGGGGGGcggccctgagccccccccctctccccccgctgcccgcctTCGACCACCGCGacggcagcccccccccggcaag ggcccccccccggcgCTCGGGGCCGGAGCTGGAGGCGGCGCTGGGGGCGGCGCGGCAgcacctggagctgctggaggcgcAG AGCTCCCGGCTGGGGGGGTCtccgggcccggccccccccgtcctgcccctgctgggggtggcggggcgcgacctggccgccttggccaccgcTTTCGGGGCGACGGAGCTGcgggacccctgggacccccaggactCGGGGGGGCCCCACGCCCTCGCCCCCTGCggccccctggccccccccgtCCGGCAGGGCCTGCGGCAGCTCGGCcag agcctGGGGGTCGCAGCCCAGCTGGGGGACACGGCGGCGGAGGTGAcgcggctggcgggggggggccggcgcCAAGCCATGG CGACCCGCGTGGCCGCCCTGCAGCAGCGCTTCGGGGAcgtcccccagggctgggggtccccccgggactga
- the HAUS7 gene encoding HAUS augmin-like complex subunit 7 isoform X3, with amino-acid sequence MAATAAAAAATLGRLEALSCPPVAPVVPLEPAQALQLLCTPSSRRLALLEWICSRVYPPFAARLDHLQNGPRDARLRELAKLGAELMLCRADDVALVEGTAPPERQLEFIRDLLDAAPPAAEESGSSFKSGCRALLLTDKFLHTVLETPEGGAALSPPPLPPLPAFDHRDGSPPPARAPPRRSGPELEAALGAARQHLELLEAQSSRLGGSPGPAPPVLPLLGVAGRDLAALATAFGATELRDPWDPQDSGGPHALAPCGPLAPPVRQGLRQLGQSLGVAAQLGDTAAEVTRLAGGGRRQAMATRVAALQQRFGDVPQGWGSPRD; translated from the exons ATGGCGGCgacagcggcggcggcggcggcaacgCTGGGGCGGCTggag gcCCTTTCGTGCCCCCCCGTTGCCCCGGTGGTCCCGCTGGAGCCGGCCCAGGcgctgcagctgctctgcaccccctcctcccgccgcctgGCCCTGCTGGAGTGGATCTGCTCCCG gGTGTACCCCCCCTTCGCCGCCCGCCTGGACCACCTCCAGAATGGCCCCAGGGACGCCCGGCTGCGAG AACTGGCCAAACTGGGAGCGGAGCTGATGCTGTGCCGGGCTGACGACGTGGCGCTGGtggag ggcACGGCCCCCCCCGAGCGGCAGCTGGAGTTCATCAGGGACCTGCTGGACGCGGCCCCCCCCGCGGCGGAGGAGAGCGGGAGCTCCTTCAAGAGCGG gtgcAGGGCCCTGCTCCTCACCGACAAGTTCCTGCACACGGTGCTGGAGACCCCCGAGGGGGGGGcggccctgagccccccccctctccccccgctgcccgcctTCGACCACCGCGacggcagcccccccccggcaag ggcccccccccggcgCTCGGGGCCGGAGCTGGAGGCGGCGCTGGGGGCGGCGCGGCAgcacctggagctgctggaggcgcAG AGCTCCCGGCTGGGGGGGTCtccgggcccggccccccccgtcctgcccctgctgggggtggcggggcgcgacctggccgccttggccaccgcTTTCGGGGCGACGGAGCTGcgggacccctgggacccccaggactCGGGGGGGCCCCACGCCCTCGCCCCCTGCggccccctggccccccccgtCCGGCAGGGCCTGCGGCAGCTCGGCcag agcctGGGGGTCGCAGCCCAGCTGGGGGACACGGCGGCGGAGGTGAcgcggctggcgggggggggccggcgcCAAGCCATGG CGACCCGCGTGGCCGCCCTGCAGCAGCGCTTCGGGGAcgtcccccagggctgggggtccccccgggactga
- the HAUS7 gene encoding HAUS augmin-like complex subunit 7 isoform X1: MRRAAARSYWPRGRERRSRRAGGSQWRAARGAEAGREASRLAPPLGRAGQWQPRRGGAERAGTAQALQPPSPKGRGRLAPLANRRARRRGGGQSARGGRSGRENGGDSGGGGGNAGAAGELAKLGAELMLCRADDVALVEGTAPPERQLEFIRDLLDAAPPAAEESGSSFKSGCRALLLTDKFLHTVLETPEGGAALSPPPLPPLPAFDHRDGSPPPARAPPRRSGPELEAALGAARQHLELLEAQSSRLGGSPGPAPPVLPLLGVAGRDLAALATAFGATELRDPWDPQDSGGPHALAPCGPLAPPVRQGLRQLGQSLGVAAQLGDTAAEVTRLAGGGRRQAMATRVAALQQRFGDVPQGWGSPRD; encoded by the exons atgcgccgcgccgccgcccgctcctATTGGccgaggggcagggagaggcggAGCCGCAGGGCCGGCGGCAGCCAATGGCGTGCGGCGCGCGGCGCGGAGGCAGGGCGGGAAGCCTCCCGATTGGCCCCGCCGCTGGGGCGCGCTGGCCAATGGCAGCCCCGAAGGGGCGGGGCCGAGAGGGCGGGGACCGCGCAGGCGCTACAGCCTCCCTCTCCGAAGGGGCGGGGCCGTCTGGCGCCCTTGGCCAAtcggcgggcgcggcggcgcggcggcggccaatCAGCGAGGGGCGGCCGCTCAGGGCGGGAAAATGGCGGCgacagcggcggcggcggcggcaacgCTGGGGCGGCTggag AACTGGCCAAACTGGGAGCGGAGCTGATGCTGTGCCGGGCTGACGACGTGGCGCTGGtggag ggcACGGCCCCCCCCGAGCGGCAGCTGGAGTTCATCAGGGACCTGCTGGACGCGGCCCCCCCCGCGGCGGAGGAGAGCGGGAGCTCCTTCAAGAGCGG gtgcAGGGCCCTGCTCCTCACCGACAAGTTCCTGCACACGGTGCTGGAGACCCCCGAGGGGGGGGcggccctgagccccccccctctccccccgctgcccgcctTCGACCACCGCGacggcagcccccccccggcaag ggcccccccccggcgCTCGGGGCCGGAGCTGGAGGCGGCGCTGGGGGCGGCGCGGCAgcacctggagctgctggaggcgcAG AGCTCCCGGCTGGGGGGGTCtccgggcccggccccccccgtcctgcccctgctgggggtggcggggcgcgacctggccgccttggccaccgcTTTCGGGGCGACGGAGCTGcgggacccctgggacccccaggactCGGGGGGGCCCCACGCCCTCGCCCCCTGCggccccctggccccccccgtCCGGCAGGGCCTGCGGCAGCTCGGCcag agcctGGGGGTCGCAGCCCAGCTGGGGGACACGGCGGCGGAGGTGAcgcggctggcgggggggggccggcgcCAAGCCATGG CGACCCGCGTGGCCGCCCTGCAGCAGCGCTTCGGGGAcgtcccccagggctgggggtccccccgggactga